The following are encoded in a window of Terriglobia bacterium genomic DNA:
- a CDS encoding polymer-forming cytoskeletal protein, producing the protein MWKARPEENNPLNTNPQQPLHSAAASPVAATATTSNMNTPKDTQKAAASYSDRADVGHIGKSVVIRGELTGNEDLYLDGEIEGNIDLRDHKLVIGPNGKIKATITARDIVLHGRVEGNISATERVELKKSCSLVGDVSTQRIVIEDGAYFKGAIDIKENKENRSDSRKPVVSSSSGVSVGAAPAYSASSS; encoded by the coding sequence ATGTGGAAAGCTAGACCCGAAGAGAACAACCCCCTCAACACGAATCCGCAGCAGCCCTTGCATTCGGCCGCAGCGTCTCCTGTCGCCGCCACCGCGACAACGTCCAACATGAACACCCCTAAAGACACCCAGAAAGCCGCCGCCTCTTATTCAGACCGTGCGGACGTGGGTCACATCGGAAAATCCGTGGTCATCCGCGGCGAACTGACCGGCAATGAAGACCTCTATCTGGATGGGGAAATCGAAGGCAACATCGATCTCCGCGACCACAAGCTGGTGATCGGGCCTAACGGCAAGATCAAGGCCACCATCACGGCCCGGGACATCGTCCTGCACGGGCGGGTGGAAGGCAACATCTCGGCAACCGAGCGCGTGGAGCTCAAAAAGTCCTGCTCGCTGGTGGGCGACGTCAGCACCCAGCGCATTGTGATTGAAGATGGCGCCTACTTTAAGGGTGCAATTGACATCAAGGAAAACAAGGAAAACCGCTCGGATTCCCGCAAACCCGTGGTTTCCAGTTCCTCTGGTGTGAGCGTAGGTGCTGCCCCCGCGTACAGCGCCAGCTCGTCCTAA
- a CDS encoding class I SAM-dependent methyltransferase, whose translation MSSPNLSLMRWFRTPEPSATRPAAPARNGSWTSRRSIGLGEFLRTLSPDAKQKLCVLDLGPTSPANIAFLTDREMRVYNEDLMREVRQPEYLVRADDGSEQLDLDKFFAENVCYPDNHFDAILCWDAPDYLPESLVKPLVGRIHRMLKPGGVLLAFFHTRDTGPESPYYRYDIAQADTLQLQSRSNSRLQRVFNNRHIENLFKDFASKTFYLGRDNLREVVVVR comes from the coding sequence ATGAGCTCCCCCAATCTTAGCTTAATGCGCTGGTTCCGAACTCCAGAGCCATCGGCCACCAGACCTGCCGCTCCTGCCAGGAATGGTTCGTGGACTAGCCGCCGGTCTATCGGCCTGGGCGAATTTCTGCGTACTCTGAGCCCGGATGCCAAGCAGAAGCTCTGCGTCCTGGATTTGGGGCCTACTTCTCCCGCCAACATTGCCTTTCTTACCGACCGTGAAATGCGGGTCTATAACGAAGATCTCATGCGCGAAGTGCGCCAGCCGGAATATCTGGTCCGCGCTGACGACGGCAGCGAGCAGCTGGATTTGGACAAGTTTTTCGCGGAGAACGTCTGCTATCCCGATAACCACTTTGACGCCATCTTATGCTGGGACGCTCCCGACTACCTGCCGGAGAGCCTGGTCAAGCCGCTCGTAGGCCGAATCCACCGCATGTTGAAGCCTGGGGGCGTTCTGCTGGCTTTCTTTCACACGCGCGATACCGGGCCGGAGTCGCCCTACTACCGCTATGACATCGCCCAGGCGGACACGCTGCAACTGCAGTCGCGCAGCAACTCGCGCCTGCAGCGGGTCTTCAACAACCGCCACATTGAAAACCTGTTCAAGGATTTTGCTTCCAAGACCTTCTACCTGGGTCGCGATAACCTGCGCGAAGTTGTTGTCGTCCGCTAG
- a CDS encoding response regulator transcription factor, translated as MKAAASKKTIRIAVVESDPLRFIGLKSLFDTEQDLELIACTLAELGPRRDVDLVLLGTRAGQNLFDVMAGLKAARPDLRIIVTGSGADDETILKALAAGAKGYVDEAASPAEFIQAMRIVNQGSVWAPRRVLSIFIERVTSSPGRIFPAGRVTFTDREKEVLELLVAGRSNKEIGSVLGIEERTVKAHVAKLMRKVGVQNRIALSVHAITHSLVTSAK; from the coding sequence ATGAAAGCAGCCGCGTCCAAGAAAACGATCCGCATCGCCGTGGTGGAGAGCGATCCATTGCGGTTCATAGGGCTGAAGTCGCTCTTTGACACCGAGCAAGACCTGGAATTGATTGCGTGCACCCTGGCGGAGCTGGGCCCGCGGCGCGATGTTGACCTGGTGCTGCTGGGGACCAGGGCGGGACAGAACCTTTTTGACGTGATGGCCGGACTGAAAGCGGCGCGTCCGGACTTGCGCATCATTGTGACCGGCAGCGGCGCCGATGATGAAACCATTCTCAAGGCCCTGGCCGCCGGCGCCAAAGGCTACGTGGACGAAGCCGCGTCGCCCGCCGAGTTCATCCAGGCCATGCGCATCGTGAATCAAGGCTCTGTTTGGGCCCCCCGGCGCGTGCTTTCCATTTTCATTGAGCGCGTCACGTCTTCACCGGGCCGAATTTTCCCCGCCGGCCGCGTGACGTTTACGGACCGCGAAAAAGAAGTTCTGGAGCTGCTGGTGGCAGGGCGTTCCAACAAGGAAATCGGCTCCGTGCTGGGCATTGAGGAACGCACGGTGAAGGCCCACGTGGCCAAGCTGATGCGCAAAGTGGGAGTGCAGAACCGCATTGCGCTCTCCGTACATGCCATCACCCATTCGCTGGTGACCTCAGCCAAGTAA
- a CDS encoding lysophospholipid acyltransferase family protein: protein MARERSAMRHRLEYAPVWLLAAVMRWLPRPLAHGIGISIAMLVYAVHARLRRVGRRNLDLAFPGKSRKEKKKILRGVFAGLGRQLAEFCLFPRYTAENLPRIAVYEGFHNFAEAQALGKGVIFLTAHFSGWEVSSFAHSLYGHPMNIVARPLDNPYLDARVERYRTMHGNTVISKQDFARALLKLLKRGEVVGILMDTNMTPPQGAFVDFFGIPACTATGIARVALHTGAAVVPGFCIWDKPSGRYKICMEPAVKLVRTGDDEADAVTNTALFNKVIETYATRYPDQWLWVHRRWKTRPEGQPGLY from the coding sequence ATGGCAAGAGAACGCAGTGCGATGCGGCACCGGCTTGAGTACGCTCCGGTGTGGTTGCTGGCGGCGGTCATGCGCTGGCTGCCGCGGCCGCTGGCGCACGGCATCGGCATCAGCATCGCCATGCTGGTGTACGCCGTGCATGCCCGGCTGCGGCGGGTCGGGCGGCGAAACCTGGACCTGGCATTTCCCGGAAAAAGCCGGAAGGAAAAAAAGAAAATTCTGCGCGGAGTGTTTGCCGGACTGGGCCGCCAACTCGCGGAGTTCTGCCTGTTTCCGCGTTACACCGCGGAGAATTTGCCGCGCATCGCGGTCTATGAAGGCTTCCACAATTTTGCTGAAGCCCAGGCCCTGGGCAAAGGCGTAATTTTTCTTACCGCGCACTTCAGCGGATGGGAAGTCAGCTCGTTCGCGCATTCGCTCTACGGCCATCCCATGAACATCGTCGCCCGGCCGCTGGACAATCCTTATCTGGATGCCCGGGTGGAGCGGTACCGCACCATGCACGGCAACACCGTCATCTCCAAGCAGGATTTTGCCCGCGCCTTGCTGAAGCTGCTCAAACGCGGGGAAGTGGTGGGCATCCTGATGGACACCAACATGACCCCGCCCCAAGGCGCTTTTGTGGACTTCTTTGGCATTCCCGCCTGCACCGCCACGGGCATCGCGCGCGTTGCCTTGCATACCGGGGCAGCCGTGGTGCCGGGTTTCTGCATTTGGGACAAGCCAAGTGGCCGCTACAAAATATGCATGGAGCCGGCGGTAAAACTGGTCCGCACCGGCGACGACGAAGCCGACGCGGTGACCAACACCGCGTTGTTCAACAAAGTGATTGAAACCTACGCCACGCGCTATCCCGATCAATGGTTGTGGGTGCATCGGCGATGGAAGACCAGGCCGGAAGGACAGCCAGGGTTGTATTGA
- a CDS encoding DNA polymerase III subunit delta': MGFSDFHGNENVVRQLREMLARERFPHSVILAGPQGSGKYTLALMLAQAMNCTGSSGDRPESSFETDGLPDFCGVCENCRRIGQAADLDARFAEAVEAREAMRDTDKRETRILIQTHPEVLVIPPDPPQMMIKVDQVRQVINTIHYKPAEARRRVFIFSDAAFMKEAANALLKVLEEPPDYATIFLLARNPGELLPTIRSRCVIFTLSALPVEEVEQYLAKHRPEWNLRQRQLAARLSGGALGRARSLDMEEYMAARKDALAVVTAAVRAADHSDLFRTTESYRAGGEGKDKTDRLLAATFGLLKDMLSLTSGAPELVRNMDIQAELKSLAAAVDFSWIAQATHQLDQVHSGMRRNVLRSLSLDAFAVSMER, from the coding sequence ATGGGTTTTAGCGACTTTCACGGCAATGAGAACGTGGTCCGCCAGTTGCGCGAAATGCTGGCGCGCGAACGCTTCCCCCATTCCGTGATTCTCGCCGGGCCGCAGGGCTCTGGCAAATACACATTGGCCCTGATGCTGGCCCAGGCCATGAATTGCACCGGATCATCGGGTGATCGGCCGGAAAGTAGTTTTGAAACCGATGGCCTCCCCGATTTCTGCGGAGTCTGCGAAAACTGCCGTCGCATCGGCCAGGCCGCCGACCTTGACGCCCGCTTCGCCGAGGCCGTGGAAGCCCGCGAAGCCATGCGCGACACCGACAAACGCGAGACCCGCATCCTCATTCAAACCCATCCGGAAGTGCTGGTCATCCCGCCGGACCCGCCGCAAATGATGATCAAGGTGGACCAGGTGCGGCAGGTCATCAACACCATTCACTATAAGCCGGCGGAAGCCCGCCGCCGCGTCTTCATTTTCAGCGACGCCGCGTTCATGAAAGAAGCCGCCAACGCGTTGCTCAAAGTTCTGGAAGAACCGCCGGACTACGCCACCATTTTCCTGCTGGCTCGCAATCCGGGCGAACTGCTGCCGACCATTCGCTCGCGTTGCGTGATTTTCACGTTGAGCGCGCTGCCGGTGGAGGAAGTCGAGCAATACCTGGCGAAGCATCGTCCGGAGTGGAACCTGCGCCAGCGGCAGTTGGCCGCGCGGTTGAGCGGTGGGGCCTTGGGTCGCGCCCGTTCGCTGGATATGGAAGAGTACATGGCCGCGCGCAAAGACGCTCTGGCCGTGGTGACCGCAGCGGTGCGCGCCGCTGACCACTCGGATCTTTTCCGCACCACGGAAAGCTATCGCGCCGGCGGTGAAGGCAAAGACAAAACCGACCGCTTGCTGGCGGCGACCTTTGGTCTGCTCAAGGACATGCTGTCACTGACGTCCGGCGCGCCGGAGTTGGTCCGCAACATGGATATTCAGGCCGAGTTGAAGTCGCTGGCTGCGGCCGTAGATTTTTCCTGGATCGCGCAGGCGACCCATCAACTGGACCAGGTCCACAGCGGCATGCGGCGCAATGTGCTGCGTTCCCTCTCGTTGGATGCGTTTGCCGTTTCCATGGAGCGTTAG
- a CDS encoding RNA-binding protein: MKIFVGNFSFSTTESDLRSLFEPYGNIESASVVTDRQTGRSRGFGFVEMNDKGEAEKAIAALNGKEVGGRTLNVNEARPKTDSPRGGGRGGSRDDYQGHARQPREPRW; the protein is encoded by the coding sequence ATGAAAATTTTCGTTGGCAACTTCTCTTTCAGCACCACTGAGTCAGACCTGCGGTCGCTTTTTGAGCCCTACGGGAACATTGAAAGCGCTTCCGTGGTCACGGACCGGCAGACCGGCCGCTCGCGCGGCTTTGGTTTTGTGGAGATGAATGACAAGGGAGAAGCGGAAAAGGCCATTGCGGCCCTGAACGGCAAGGAAGTGGGCGGGCGCACGCTGAACGTGAACGAAGCCCGGCCCAAGACCGACAGCCCGCGTGGCGGCGGACGTGGCGGCAGCCGTGACGACTACCAAGGGCACGCGCGCCAGCCTCGCGAACCTCGCTGGTGA
- a CDS encoding alpha/beta fold hydrolase, translating to MKRTHKIPLVLLGAYLLLAAMGGVFVAEGSLHLQRRPLAHRQEALDLARDRYQAELQDVSIQAADAITLKAWYIHPKRFNGNAVILLHGVTDNREGVAGYGKLFLDHGFAVLLPDARGHGESGGAMATYGIEEADDLHRWVSWIYQHDPPQCVYGFGESYGAALMLQSLAAEPRYCAVAVESAFSTAREMSYERVSGPFHMKPWFGKTIGRPAIESAVIYAKARYGVNLLGPSPLDAVRHSLVPVLLIHGEKDQTISPHHSQLIAQAAPDHVQLWLVPHAGHTGAWAAAHQEFEERLLSWFTDHPRQAAGSQHAAP from the coding sequence ATGAAACGTACGCACAAAATCCCGCTTGTCCTGCTGGGCGCATATCTGCTGTTGGCTGCTATGGGAGGAGTTTTTGTCGCTGAAGGCAGCCTGCATCTGCAACGAAGGCCTTTGGCTCACCGGCAAGAGGCCTTGGATCTGGCGCGGGACAGGTATCAGGCTGAGCTGCAGGACGTGAGCATCCAGGCCGCGGACGCAATTACTTTGAAGGCCTGGTACATCCATCCCAAAAGGTTCAACGGCAACGCCGTGATTCTATTGCACGGCGTCACCGACAATCGCGAAGGCGTAGCCGGCTACGGCAAACTTTTTCTGGACCACGGGTTCGCCGTCCTGCTGCCCGACGCGCGCGGCCACGGCGAGAGCGGCGGCGCCATGGCCACCTACGGCATCGAGGAAGCCGATGACCTTCATCGCTGGGTCTCGTGGATCTACCAGCATGATCCGCCGCAATGCGTTTACGGCTTTGGCGAATCCTATGGCGCTGCGCTGATGCTGCAGTCGCTGGCGGCGGAGCCCAGATATTGCGCTGTCGCCGTGGAAAGCGCGTTCTCCACCGCGCGCGAGATGAGCTATGAGCGGGTCTCCGGGCCGTTCCACATGAAGCCCTGGTTCGGAAAGACGATAGGCCGCCCGGCGATTGAATCCGCCGTGATCTATGCCAAAGCGCGTTACGGCGTGAACCTGCTGGGCCCCAGCCCGCTGGACGCGGTGAGGCACTCGCTGGTTCCCGTGCTGCTGATCCATGGCGAGAAGGACCAGACCATCAGCCCGCATCACTCGCAACTCATCGCCCAGGCCGCGCCTGACCACGTGCAGCTCTGGCTGGTGCCCCACGCCGGGCACACCGGGGCATGGGCGGCCGCCCATCAGGAGTTTGAAGAACGCTTGCTGAGCTGGTTTACCGACCATCCGCGGCAAGCGGCGGGTTCACAGCACGCCGCGCCCTGA
- a CDS encoding tetratricopeptide repeat protein translates to MKLCVVLMAALLPALAAPRVLAQDPAPAEPQQNAQPRRNPAEDADYANARKLADPARRADALENFVKRYPNSGMKAEAWEGAMAAYQQAGNAAKAVELAQRILELEPQNVRALYVYVAQARAMGDQGPDDARELAMQGTLALNAWMKPEDMPDAEYTRLRGQMAATFTSAVAYYAMVGRDLGTARMYYQQALLVNPMSLEDTYLLGLVQVEMQPPDPAGFWYIARAIHLAKAAKNGSETFIANYGRLKYAEFHGDLGGWAEIVTRAANETTIPDDFTVGQSSPPDN, encoded by the coding sequence ATGAAGTTGTGCGTCGTCCTGATGGCCGCTTTGCTGCCCGCACTGGCTGCCCCGCGCGTGCTCGCGCAGGACCCGGCCCCCGCAGAACCCCAGCAGAATGCCCAGCCCAGGCGCAATCCGGCTGAGGACGCTGATTACGCCAACGCGCGCAAGCTAGCTGACCCGGCCCGCCGTGCGGACGCCCTGGAGAACTTTGTCAAGCGTTATCCCAACAGCGGGATGAAAGCGGAGGCCTGGGAAGGGGCCATGGCTGCGTACCAGCAAGCCGGCAACGCCGCCAAAGCCGTTGAATTGGCCCAACGCATCCTTGAACTCGAGCCGCAAAACGTGCGCGCCCTATACGTGTATGTGGCGCAAGCGCGCGCCATGGGTGACCAGGGGCCGGACGACGCCCGCGAACTGGCGATGCAGGGGACCCTGGCCCTCAACGCCTGGATGAAGCCGGAGGACATGCCCGACGCGGAATACACCAGGCTGCGCGGGCAAATGGCCGCCACTTTCACCAGCGCCGTGGCGTATTACGCCATGGTGGGAAGAGACCTGGGCACGGCCCGCATGTACTATCAGCAAGCTCTCCTGGTGAATCCCATGAGCCTGGAAGATACATACTTACTCGGCCTGGTTCAAGTTGAAATGCAGCCGCCCGATCCCGCGGGCTTCTGGTACATCGCCCGGGCCATCCATCTGGCGAAGGCGGCCAAGAACGGAAGCGAGACCTTCATCGCCAACTACGGGCGTTTGAAATATGCGGAATTTCACGGTGACCTGGGAGGCTGGGCGGAAATCGTGACTCGCGCCGCCAATGAGACCACCATCCCTGACGACTTCACCGTGGGCCAGTCCTCGCCTCCAGACAACTAG
- the tmk gene encoding dTMP kinase, producing the protein MAKARGKFITFEGLDGVGKSTQLENLARWLREQGVDVLTTREPGGTPLGEKLRQVLLSSRTQGLSPLAELALMFADRAQHIDEFIVPALTRGQWVLCDRFTDSSEAYQGGGRELGSEAVLQLHRTLCHNLKPDLTILMVSDMARSLNRARRRNQQNSTRDEAQHDENRFEKEDRAFYKRVQETYLAIAAREPGRVVQVDATEPVAKVHKKMVDIVQERFDL; encoded by the coding sequence GTGGCAAAAGCAAGAGGCAAATTCATCACATTTGAAGGGCTGGACGGCGTAGGCAAATCCACGCAGTTGGAAAATCTTGCCCGCTGGCTGCGCGAACAGGGCGTGGACGTGCTCACCACGCGCGAACCCGGCGGAACGCCGCTGGGAGAAAAGCTGCGCCAGGTGCTGCTGAGTTCGCGGACGCAAGGTCTCTCGCCTCTGGCTGAGCTGGCCCTCATGTTCGCCGACCGCGCCCAGCATATTGACGAATTCATTGTTCCCGCGCTCACTCGCGGACAGTGGGTGCTTTGCGACCGCTTCACGGATTCCAGTGAAGCCTACCAGGGCGGTGGACGCGAATTGGGCAGCGAAGCCGTCCTGCAGTTGCATCGTACGCTTTGCCACAACCTCAAGCCGGACCTGACCATCTTGATGGTCTCTGACATGGCGCGCAGCCTGAACCGCGCCCGGCGCAGGAACCAGCAGAATTCCACGCGGGATGAAGCTCAACACGACGAAAACCGCTTTGAAAAAGAAGACCGGGCTTTTTACAAGCGCGTGCAAGAAACTTACCTGGCCATCGCCGCGCGCGAGCCCGGCCGCGTGGTGCAGGTGGACGCCACCGAGCCTGTGGCCAAAGTCCACAAGAAGATGGTGGACATCGTGCAGGAACGATTTGATCTTTGA
- a CDS encoding tryptophanase: MPITTIIEPFRIKSVEPIRWTTRQQRERLLRAAGHNLFLLAAEDVLIDLLTDSGTGAMSTEQWAGIMRGDESYAGSPSFTRFRDSVQDIFGYKHVIPTHQGRAAERILFSVMCKKGDVVPNNTHFDTTRANVEFVGAEALDLPCAESKNPADQQPFKGNMDVAALEQTIGRVGRDRIPLVMLTVTNNSGGGQPVSMANARAVSELCHKHGIPLYFDACRFAENAYFIKLREPGYAGKSPKQIAQEMFKLGDGCTMSAKKDGMANIGGFLCTNDDMLAQQEKNLLILTEGYPTYGGLAGRDLEAVGIGIQEALSEDYLRYRIASTAYLGRHVSEQGVPIVQPPGGHAVYIDARAFLPHIPQAQFPGVALANELYLEGGIRSVEIGTLMFDHAARMDLVRLAIPRRVYTQSHIDYVVEVILEVWQRRQQIRGLRLLSGAPFLRHFTARLEPMG, from the coding sequence ATGCCCATTACCACCATCATTGAGCCTTTCCGGATCAAAAGCGTGGAACCCATCCGCTGGACCACCCGCCAGCAGCGCGAGCGGCTGCTGCGGGCCGCCGGACACAACCTTTTTCTGCTGGCCGCCGAAGACGTGCTGATTGACCTGCTGACCGATTCCGGCACCGGCGCCATGTCCACCGAGCAGTGGGCGGGCATCATGCGCGGCGACGAAAGCTACGCCGGCAGCCCCAGCTTCACCCGCTTTCGCGATTCGGTGCAGGACATCTTCGGCTACAAGCACGTGATCCCCACCCATCAGGGACGCGCCGCCGAGCGCATCCTCTTCAGCGTGATGTGCAAGAAGGGCGACGTGGTCCCCAACAACACGCACTTTGACACTACGCGGGCCAACGTGGAGTTCGTTGGCGCTGAAGCGCTGGACCTGCCATGCGCGGAATCGAAGAACCCGGCGGACCAGCAGCCTTTCAAAGGCAACATGGACGTGGCGGCCCTGGAGCAGACCATCGGGCGCGTGGGGCGCGACCGCATACCGCTGGTGATGCTCACAGTGACCAACAATTCCGGCGGCGGGCAGCCGGTCTCCATGGCCAACGCGCGCGCGGTGAGCGAACTTTGCCACAAGCACGGCATCCCACTGTATTTTGACGCGTGCCGCTTCGCCGAGAATGCATACTTCATCAAGCTGCGCGAACCTGGCTACGCCGGCAAGTCGCCCAAGCAGATCGCGCAAGAAATGTTCAAGCTGGGCGACGGCTGCACCATGTCCGCCAAGAAAGACGGCATGGCCAACATCGGCGGCTTTCTGTGCACCAATGACGACATGTTAGCGCAGCAAGAAAAGAACCTCCTCATCCTAACCGAAGGTTATCCCACCTACGGCGGTCTGGCCGGCCGCGACCTGGAGGCGGTGGGCATCGGTATTCAGGAGGCACTGAGCGAAGATTATTTGCGCTATCGCATCGCTTCCACGGCGTATCTTGGCCGGCACGTTTCCGAGCAAGGAGTCCCCATTGTTCAGCCGCCGGGCGGCCATGCGGTGTATATTGACGCTCGCGCGTTTCTGCCGCACATTCCGCAAGCCCAGTTTCCCGGCGTTGCGTTGGCCAACGAGCTATATCTGGAAGGCGGCATACGCTCGGTGGAGATCGGCACGCTCATGTTTGATCACGCGGCGCGCATGGACTTGGTGCGCCTGGCCATCCCGCGGCGGGTTTACACCCAGAGCCACATAGATTATGTGGTGGAAGTGATTCTGGAAGTCTGGCAGCGGCGGCAGCAGATCCGGGGCCTGCGTCTGCTCTCCGGCGCGCCGTTTCTGCGGCACTTTACCGCCAGGCTGGAGCCCATGGGTTAG
- a CDS encoding M61 family peptidase: MTMLKRTALVLSFFVLVTGFTQNSFAQKKKPAPAAPAAPAQPIRLSLDATHAGEKVLHVQMQIPVSPGLVTVVYPKWIPGEHGPTGPITDVTGLQFFAGSQRLNWQRDLSEMFTFHLTVPPGTTTLDARLDLVMPAPPEGFSSGASATTQLAMLSWNQVVLYPQGANSDDVQVTVSLKLPAGWHYGTALPVASESGQDVAFKTVSLTTLVDSPVLAGAHFRRIALGSPESIPHFVDMVSDGDAALQMPQVTIDGYKRLVAETGALFGARHYNEYHFLLTLSDHTAHFGLEHHQSSDDRVAERTLIDDGMRWLAGALLPHEMTHSWNGKYRRPAGLATPNYQDPMKGDLLWVYEGLTQYWGDILAARSGLWTKQQFLDQSAEQAAMLDHTLGRRWRPLQDTADAAQLLYGAAPEFESWRRSVDYYPEGFLIWLEADTVIRQQTNGQKSLNDFSRLFHGGQNTAPKVVTYNFDDVVNALNQVAPYDWKKFLRDRLDSYGPGAPLGGISNGGWKLVYTEEPSEFTKDMEKTRNVVDARFSIGLALDDKGGIHDVLAGSPAAAAGIAPGTKLVAVNSRKFDPDILRDALKMGKASGTGIELLVSNGDFYKTYTLPYHDGEKYVHMVRDESKPDVLSEIIKPVAK, translated from the coding sequence ATGACTATGTTGAAACGCACTGCCCTTGTTCTTAGCTTTTTTGTGCTTGTTACCGGTTTCACCCAAAACAGCTTTGCCCAGAAGAAAAAGCCAGCGCCTGCCGCTCCCGCTGCGCCCGCGCAACCCATTCGACTGTCGCTGGACGCCACGCACGCCGGCGAAAAAGTCCTCCACGTGCAAATGCAGATCCCGGTTTCCCCGGGCCTGGTGACCGTGGTTTATCCCAAATGGATTCCGGGTGAGCATGGTCCCACCGGCCCTATCACTGACGTGACGGGCTTGCAGTTCTTTGCCGGATCGCAGCGCCTCAACTGGCAGCGCGATCTCTCAGAGATGTTTACCTTCCACCTGACCGTCCCGCCGGGCACAACCACGCTGGACGCGCGTCTTGATTTGGTGATGCCCGCGCCACCGGAAGGCTTTTCTTCGGGAGCATCAGCCACCACGCAATTGGCCATGCTGAGTTGGAACCAGGTGGTGCTGTATCCCCAAGGCGCCAACAGTGACGACGTGCAGGTCACGGTTTCACTCAAGCTGCCTGCCGGATGGCACTACGGGACAGCGTTGCCGGTGGCCAGCGAGAGCGGGCAGGACGTGGCGTTCAAAACCGTATCGCTGACCACGCTGGTGGATTCGCCGGTGCTGGCCGGCGCGCACTTCCGCCGCATCGCGCTGGGATCGCCAGAATCCATCCCGCATTTTGTTGACATGGTTTCTGACGGCGACGCTGCGTTGCAGATGCCGCAGGTCACCATTGACGGCTACAAACGCCTGGTGGCGGAGACGGGAGCGCTGTTCGGCGCGCGGCATTACAACGAGTATCACTTCCTGCTGACGCTGAGCGACCACACAGCCCACTTCGGGCTGGAACATCACCAGTCGAGCGACGACCGTGTTGCCGAGCGCACTCTGATTGACGACGGCATGCGCTGGCTCGCCGGTGCGCTGCTACCGCACGAGATGACGCATTCCTGGAACGGCAAATATCGCCGTCCCGCGGGCCTGGCCACGCCGAACTACCAAGACCCGATGAAAGGCGACCTGCTATGGGTGTATGAAGGACTCACGCAGTATTGGGGCGACATTCTGGCCGCGCGCAGCGGCCTGTGGACCAAGCAACAATTCCTGGACCAGTCCGCCGAGCAAGCGGCCATGCTGGACCATACGCTGGGGCGTAGGTGGCGTCCTCTGCAAGATACTGCCGATGCCGCACAGCTGCTCTACGGAGCGGCCCCGGAGTTTGAGAGCTGGCGGCGCAGTGTGGATTACTACCCAGAGGGCTTTCTCATCTGGCTGGAGGCGGACACGGTGATTCGCCAGCAGACCAACGGCCAGAAGTCGCTCAACGATTTCAGCCGGCTGTTTCACGGCGGGCAAAACACCGCGCCCAAAGTCGTCACCTATAACTTTGATGACGTGGTCAACGCTCTCAACCAGGTCGCACCGTACGACTGGAAGAAATTCCTGCGCGACCGCCTGGATTCCTACGGTCCGGGCGCGCCGCTGGGCGGCATCAGCAACGGCGGCTGGAAGCTGGTATACACCGAAGAGCCGAGCGAGTTCACCAAGGACATGGAAAAGACGCGCAACGTGGTGGACGCGCGCTTCTCCATCGGGCTGGCGCTGGACGACAAAGGCGGCATTCACGACGTGCTGGCAGGAAGTCCCGCAGCCGCGGCGGGCATTGCTCCGGGCACCAAGCTGGTCGCGGTCAACAGCCGCAAGTTTGATCCGGACATCCTGCGCGACGCGCTCAAGATGGGAAAGGCCAGCGGCACTGGCATTGAATTGCTGGTCTCTAACGGCGATTTCTACAAGACCTACACGCTTCCGTACCACGATGGCGAGAAATACGTCCACATGGTGCGCGATGAATCGAAGCCGGATGTGCTGAGCGAGATCATCAAGCCGGTGGCAAAGTAA